The DNA segment AACTGTAAAAGAATTAGGATTATCTAGTTTCTTTTTTACCTAAAGGGTGATGTATCAAAACTATGTAGTTAGACACGATTAATGatgaattaatacaaaatgacGTCTCATCAATCGAATGTGGAATTAATCAAAGAAAGTACAGGATTAACTTTAGTAGTAAAATCATCAAATTTGATCAATAAATGTGTTATTCctcgatatatgtatatcgatTTCATTGATATTATGCGTGTCGGCCGGGAGTTCTCTGATTCAATTGACATTCATTTTattcgtttataaaaaaaattaaattaaaaacaatttaaatttcttaatcaattcctgcaaaaaaaaatccttGTTTACATGACGCATTAATTCTTTACGGAATCAGATAGAATTCCTTGCCGAAACAATCACAAATTCAAaacaagaattataataaagtaaaaaagataCATATAACAAAATGAAACTAGAgataaaaaatctttgaaaatcgGTGATACCAATTTTGAACATgtagtagtggtggtggtggtggtggtagttgGGTGGTGGTGGGATGGTGTGTAGTAGGTGGTGATTCATTTCACTTATTTTGCGTGATTTCGCTCGAGGAGTCGAAGGTCGAGAAGATCTCTCGGCGGCAACTCTCGCGCGTTCAGTTCTTGTTGTGGCTAAACACGTCCCTAAGTGATGGTCGACGAGTAGTGGCAGTGGCAGTAGAAGTAGCAGTAGTGGTAATACTAGTAGCAGTGGCAGAATAGAAACGTCGGTTTCGAAACGGAAGACAGTCGATCGTAGTCAAATGGAGAGACGCGCCGATGAACAGAATTACTGTACAGacgatttaattctttttttttttatatatatagtttgCATCGCGATTGCTTTGTTCACGAactggtggtggcggcggccgGTTGTGGGTGACATTTTTCTGACGGTGACGgtggcaaattttatttttcgtgaTAAAGTCGATGTGTGCCGCCGTCCCCCGGGCTAAAGCTGAAACGAAGAGCCGAAGAAAGTAGATCACAACACCCGGTGATCGGTCGATTGGTCGgttggtggtggtggtggtggtggttgtTGTGGTTGGAAGAgtagtagtaataatagtagTGGTGATCGAAGGGGAGAATCCCGCAGTGGAGCGAtagacgatttttttttatatttcgattCAAGACGATTTTTTGCAGTGCAACGACGGGGGAGAGGGACAGCAATGaaaaaaagcaacgttttggctctttttttctttctttccgaAGGTGGCAGTCTCGGGCACTGGCGGTACTCCGGCAGCAGCGACGGCGCACGGAAACTGTTGTTTTCGGTTGTTGCGCCGTTGTGTGCTGTATGCACGTCGCAACACCACAACGCACAACATCGACGGGCgacgtgacgtgacgtgacgtgacgtgacgtgacAGACGTACGGACGGCTTCCTATATATTCGGTGACTTGGTGGTGACTGATGGTGACTTGGTTGGGAAGTTAGTGGGCAGGCaggcatatttttttttgttcagttTTGTTCGATTGACGATTGCGAGACTGTCGATTCGCATATTTTTTTTGGTTCGCGTACGCATACGCTTTTTTTTCACGGCGGCTGTAGaagtagtagtagtagcagtagtagtagtagtagtagaaGTAGTAGTAGTGGCGGGGAGACGAGCAGAGCTAGGAGCTGACGCTGGTAGAATCTGCAAACGTCAGTTTTAGCAATATAATCAACGTTATCATACTCCTGGCCACTATCGCGTATTTATTACGTCTCAActtctttttgtttcttttcgcGAACTTTCGTCACTTCgagaggaggaaaaaaaaaagaaagaattcgCGAATCGAGAACGAGATGTACAATTGCACGCGCGCTCGCTTCTCGCCGTTTTCACCGATCGATATTCTTTCATTCTCGTTTATCCTAGACTGCCCACTCGAGTACGtacgagaggaaaaaaaaaagaaaaaaaaagaagggaggACCTCTCTGTGCTCCGTGCTGATCGATTCGGATATCTATATATGTGATGGATGTATATATCGCTTCCGTACGCACCACGTTCTCGTCGCGACGCATCAAGCATGTATATATCGATTTCCTCGAAATAAATGCTGTTATAAGGTCACATCGATCACATTTCCGTACGATAGAATTATTGCGTGCTTCATCCATGCCACGGTGCGTGTGCGATGAGAAGTGATGAAAGCAGTGTTCGTTCGACTTAACTTTCTTCGACAACAAAAGTTTCAAGGagcagtaaaaatatatttaaaatacacgcCATTTAAAAGAACAAGAatcatttgttaatattaatgcaaaatCTTTGATCCCATGTTGACAAGACTCGagaatttattctaattaattcgACTTATTAATCTGTCACGTATACTTCTTTCCGCTACAAGAAATCATTATTCGTTTGTTATTATCACAAGAAATAAATCTGTCTTTGCAGTTTCAACAATCCATCAAAAGTTATCAAAAGCAGAcctaagtatttaatttttaatattactttttaatttgatatcactttctaataatactaatatacataatattttctaacaatactactagtatttaattttacttttatatcgaGAAAATCCTCCATTTTAAAGTAAAGAGTAAAACTGATAATGGCACGATATAGAAGTTCATATGCAAAATTTAGAAGTGCAGTTTCATTGCTTCCAACGCTACACGCATGTAAAATACGCGGCCCTGCCTTTACTTCGTTATCAAATTGTTTCCAATTCCTCCTCATTTTCGTCTACCATCGCACAGTTCGTTCAAGCCTATTCTCCCACTTTCAATTGGATTGCCGATCGAGTactagtttttctttttctttttaccgcCGCTTGAGCACCCACGATTCGCCGAAATCGTGATTGATTGCTATAGATGTCCTTTAATTTTCCAAATACAAGTTTCGACCGCTTACGGAGAGAACGGTGAcgaaacaaataacaaaatttatttctatatgaaaattttattaagttaaatGCGAAATTTTCTTTTGCTAATTAATTTCCATCATCGTTCTCCATCCGTAAAAATGCCTCTGGTAAATACTATAAATACTGTATTGTGATACATAATACATGCAATTTATGTACATATGCGCGTACTACACGCATAGCAAGCAAGTGTATACATGTATACCTACTAATTGCCTTCTCGATTTCCCAGGACGGTAGATTCTGAAAACTTTTGCGAAGCGAGAAATAGGAAAAATAGTTGAACAGCGGTGTTAAAAGTCAATCAATTACCTGGAGTAGCGATTAATCGATGATCTCCGTGGACTTTTCGACCAGGATCTACAAAAGATTAAGAATAACTAATATATGTTTGTCAAATGTTTAGCTGATGATTGTCACGCTTCGAGAGATTTTCGTTTATCTTAGCACCTGAAAATTTCGGTCGACGGCAAGAtagaatagagaaaaaaaaaagcgaaacgGATTTAACAGTAAAAAAGGAAACCGGGAATTAAGAGGAGTGGGAGAATCTTACCTCGGGTAACGACCAAGGGATTTCCTACGGGGGCTGCGCGACCTGGACctacaaatttgtaaaaaaaaaaaaaaaaaaaaaaaaaacagatatatCGTAATCCGATGGTTTTCTAAAGCGTACAAACGAGTGTcgcaatagaaaaaaaaatagcgagAGAAAAAGATAGACATGAGCAATAATATCTAAGATAGTCGAGTGCTAAGATAAAGACTAcgaggaatttttttaaaaaagtaatttagcAGATAAGAAATGTatgctttatatatttaatagaataatttattttattctatttttatttcaccattaaaaaattaaaatagttacaaaagtagattcaaattattcaattaaattactaaaaaaaattatacattatcattttttcttttatacatttaaactAGATCCATAATATAATCTCAAGAATACTTTGAAATTTGAATTCCttgatatattacataaatggaataaattgaattcattttaaattattttaattaaaatttaattcgttaaacaataaacatttaaattctttaaaaattgcattaagatatttaatatatgatactaaatacaattaaaagtaattagTACTAACTGCgtttgatacattttattttttaatgaagaaatataATAGTTACAATTCTGACATATTCCTCACGATCTTTTGTCTTAGTGCATAGATACTTGGATCTGGTGGTGTGATATTTCTCTGTTCGCGCAAGCATGCAGTGTGGATTTAGCCGCGCTCTGGCTAATCCTCGGAATTAACCTTCCACCATATTCCATGCAAACTTAACATCTAAAATAGTGTAAGCTCTATGAGAGGCATTGTGCGACTTAACTTAAATTTGGACAATCGGCAATCTGAAAAACTGCGAACTCACAATCGTgaacgaggaggaggaggaggattaGCCAGACACACGACAccgattaaagaaaaaaaacacgatatatgtaaaaaaatatataaatatgcagatatgtatatatataactaaatatgtAGATATATCGATATTCCTAACAGATATAAGGGAAAATATTGAATCTCGCGATGGTGATGTGCACGAAAAGGTAATCGCTGAGATGAAAAAGACTCGTGCATTGCTTATTTCGAGAAGAACGAACTCTTTGCTCTGAGGGCAAGAGAGAAGTTCTTTTGCACCAATACCTACGTTGGCGGGAAACGCTAAGCCGTCTCACAGCTTTAACGCTTGTTTTCGCTGTAAAGTTCGCGGTTTTACTACAAAATGCTACAAAACCTCTTACCTGGAATATCGAGGACCAGGCCTACGGCCGCCACCTCCACGGCGGCTTCTTCCAGATGACATCTCAACTCTTACTCTAGTACCACAGCACCGActgaaatttggaaaatacatttGATACTCTTAGTTTTGAAATAGTCATCTTGACGTCAtcaaactctctctctctctctccctttctctctttgaaCAGATTCAAGATTGAATAgtatttagttaaaagttaaataataaaacaattgaaATGAGACCACgctttgtataaataattcaaatcaAGAAAGGCTCATAGATAACAAGATCTTAATACAACCAACAAGATTAAACTTACGTTCCATCCAGTCCTCTCACTGCATCTTCAGCATCTCGTGGGTCTTCGAACTCCACAAATGCGAAGCCAGGTGGGTTTCTGGCTACCCACACATTTCTCAAAGGACCATACTTACTAAATGCACTTTCAATCTCGTGTTTACTAGCACTGCTGCCCAAGTTACCAACATAAACCTTGCAGGACAGATCCCACTCACGATAGCGAGACATGTTTTGACCTGCAAAGAAGTACATTGTAAACAATGATGCAATTCAAAGATTCACTGTTCGATTGTAACACAATACAAATGGAAGGAAACAGAGATCCAAGCTATATATTCTCagcataaattttcaataaaaatgatataaaaagacAGAAGCTTGATATGCTTATAGATTAAATCAAGTGTTATTACTGATCTATCTCCAAGGATGTTTATCTATTTCTCTCTCATTATAACAAGATAATTTTAACCTCCAACTAAACACATGAGTTTACGACGTCCCACGCAAAAGGCTGGATTCACTCTGGCGCTCATAAGCGtcatttgtccttgtttaatatttgataaagaaGGGTGAAATAATGTTTGAAGCGTTGTAAGCGCCAAAACGAACGCAACCGAAGTAACAAAATGCTCCTAATTATAAAACCGGCAAACTTGCCTGTCTGGTTTCTCCCCCTAAAAGAAGGCAGTAAAAGGGACTCTCAGGAGCAGTTATAAGAGATCAAGATAGTGCCGAATGCGGAGTAGAACGTGGCAGACTCGCAAGCGAATATAAGCAGCAATTTTTGTACTAGTTACTTATGAAAAATGTTTGGCTACGACGtctctttaaaaattttgtaaaaaatcttgtataaaggcagaaaaggaaagaaaaaaccGTCGCCATTCTAATTGAGAGCTGCGCAGTTTCAAAACTCAATCGATTTCGATTATTTCTGAGGTTAGGAATGATCGCGCTCCTTTCCTTTCATCCTCAACGATTTCTCGTAATTACGCGTACTTCCTCTTTTCCAAAACGAACCATTCAACTTCTCTTACTTCTTCGAACTTGTTCATCGAGCCCCTTCTCGGTTCTGACTTTCCCTCCATTGTGTTCATTTTGCTCATTAATTGACATGGCGAGGTTCGCAGGCGCGTTTCTACGTTTATTTACGCGAACTCGAACCTCCAGGAATCGCCGTCATCGTCACGCGGACGCTACACGTGAGGATTCGTCAGTCGGACGTGATCTATAACACTTACCTGCGAGAGATTTGTCGTACGAGAAGCAAGCCCCGCTTAAAAATCGCTGACGATCAAACAGCGGTAGAACTTAAAATGGCCGTCAATACGACTTTTCAGCATCATCACACCGGGCGCTGTTGCCGGACACGCGGACGTCAGGAACAGCAGCGGAAGTGGTGGCTGCTAGACGGGTCGcttttttcgcgcatgcgcgatGGATGCGGATCCAGCGGTGTATTTAGGCAAAGCAGTTTATCCCCGAATTCGATTCCTTATATTATTCTGCGAAAAAACATCtatgtgaatttatttatttattttttttatatgatcgTTGAAtggttataaataattttttgttcgatAAATCTAAACTtcgaataaaaatttcgaaaaattatataagtttaattacatcaaaa comes from the Solenopsis invicta isolate M01_SB chromosome 14, UNIL_Sinv_3.0, whole genome shotgun sequence genome and includes:
- the LOC105199014 gene encoding RNA-binding protein 1 isoform X3 — encoded protein: MSINEQNEHNGGKVRTEKGLDEQVRRSQNMSRYREWDLSCKVYVGNLGSSASKHEIESAFSKYGPLRNVWVARNPPGFAFVEFEDPRDAEDAVRGLDGTRCCGTRVRVEMSSGRSRRGGGGRRPGPRYSRSWSKSPRRSSINRYSRSRSRSPRRRSLTRSRSRDRRSRSDSRDRRVNTSKLHF
- the LOC105199014 gene encoding RNA-binding protein 1 isoform X7; amino-acid sequence: MSRYREWDLSCKVYVGNLGSSASKHEIESAFSKYGPLRNVWVARNPPGFAFVEFEDPRDAEDAVRGLDGTRCCGTRVRVEMSSGRSRRGGGGRRPGPRYSRSRSRSPRRRSLTRSRSRDRRSRSDSRDRRVNTSKLHF
- the LOC105199014 gene encoding RNA-binding protein 1 isoform X2 encodes the protein MSINEQNEHNGGKVRTEKGLDEQVRRSQNMSRYREWDLSCKVYVGNLGSSASKHEIESAFSKYGPLRNVWVARNPPGFAFVEFEDPRDAEDAVRGLDGTRCCGTRVRVEMSSGRSRRGGGGRRPGPRYSRSRSRSPRRKSLGRYPRSWSKSPRRSSINRYSRSRSRSPRRRSLTRSRSRDRRSRSDSRDRR
- the LOC105199014 gene encoding RNA-binding protein 1 isoform X9; translation: MSRYREWDLSCKVYVGNLGSSASKHEIESAFSKYGPLRNVWVARNPPGFAFVEFEDPRDAEDAVRGLDGTRCCGTRVRVEMSSGRSRRGGGGRRPGPRYSRSRSRSPRRRSLTRSRSRDRRSRSDSRDRR
- the LOC105199014 gene encoding RNA-binding protein 1 isoform X5, which produces MSINEQNEHNGGKVRTEKGLDEQVRRSQNMSRYREWDLSCKVYVGNLGSSASKHEIESAFSKYGPLRNVWVARNPPGFAFVEFEDPRDAEDAVRGLDGTRCCGTRVRVEMSSGRSRRGGGGRRPGPRYSRSRSRSPRRRSLTRSRSRDRRSRSDSRDRRVNTSKLHF
- the LOC105199014 gene encoding RNA-binding protein 1 isoform X4; the protein is MSRYREWDLSCKVYVGNLGSSASKHEIESAFSKYGPLRNVWVARNPPGFAFVEFEDPRDAEDAVRGLDGTRCCGTRVRVEMSSGRSRRGGGGRRPGPRYSRSRSRSPRRKSLGRYPRSWSKSPRRSSINRYSRSRSRSPRRRSLTRSRSRDRRSRSDSRDRRVNTSKLHF
- the LOC105199014 gene encoding RNA-binding protein 1 isoform X6: MSINEQNEHNGGKVRTEKGLDEQVRRSQNMSRYREWDLSCKVYVGNLGSSASKHEIESAFSKYGPLRNVWVARNPPGFAFVEFEDPRDAEDAVRGLDGTRCCGTRVRVEMSSGRSRRGGGGRRPGPRYSRSRSRSPRRRSLTRSRSRDRRSRSDSRDRR
- the LOC105199014 gene encoding RNA-binding protein 1 isoform X1 produces the protein MSINEQNEHNGGKVRTEKGLDEQVRRSQNMSRYREWDLSCKVYVGNLGSSASKHEIESAFSKYGPLRNVWVARNPPGFAFVEFEDPRDAEDAVRGLDGTRCCGTRVRVEMSSGRSRRGGGGRRPGPRYSRSRSRSPRRKSLGRYPRSWSKSPRRSSINRYSRSRSRSPRRRSLTRSRSRDRRSRSDSRDRRVNTSKLHF
- the LOC105199014 gene encoding RNA-binding protein 1 isoform X8; the encoded protein is MSRYREWDLSCKVYVGNLGSSASKHEIESAFSKYGPLRNVWVARNPPGFAFVEFEDPRDAEDAVRGLDGTRCCGTRVRVEMSSGRSRRGGGGRRPGPRYSRFYQRQLLALLVSPPLLLLLLLLLLLLLLLLLQPP